DNA from Chrysemys picta bellii isolate R12L10 chromosome 13, ASM1138683v2, whole genome shotgun sequence:
CTCAtatgattccagcagctggggattaACAAAAAGCAGCCAATCTGGTGAGACTTGTGATTAAATGGAGAGATCTGGCAGTGCTGGATGAATTAAACCAGTGCAGCTTTGTGAgcagacaagccctaaagctCTGGCTTGTTGGGTCTGATCTTTCCTTACCCCGCATCTCATGCACCAGTGCAAAGAGGGTGTCAACAGCTATGAAAGATCTAGATGATCTTTGTCCTGGAGCCACCCACAGCACAAGGGGCAGGCCATTGGGGAATGGAGTCCAGTGTCCCTGAAGAGTAGCAGAAGATGGACATTACAGCTCATAGAGAGGCACTGGGAAGCTCTGCTTTAATGAGGTAACTTTTTCATCACTTTCTTTATCCAGGGGATGAAGTGTGAGACTCTCGTgtagacttcaggagcagactgaTCCTTAAAATCCCAGGAGACAATGCCTTGGGCCACCCCGTTACACACCAGGGGGCCCCCAGAATCaccctgaaaaacaaaacaaggagcagGGTGAGGAATGTCTGACCCAGTGCTTTCCCCTTGCCCCTTAATGCGAGACACAACCGGGAGTTTACTTCTCTGGGCCAAGCTGATAGGAGATgttcccagctcacctccattaTGTACTTCTCCAGCAAatgccaccccagccccaggcccaaaCCCAGCCCCATCACAGCTCCCTGAGAATTAGAACCATCCAAGGCAGAAGGAGATTTACCTCTAAGGTTCCTTCAGGGACTCCCATATCCCCAGCACAGAGCATTGACTTATAGTTATACTGCCTGCCAAAGTAATTCATGCAGAATTTGTTCTCCTTCACTGGCAGCTCCACCTCCATCAACACATCTGAAGTCTTCCCAGTGTCTGAGCTAGTAAGTCCCCATCCAGCCACACTGCACCTTGTGCCTGGCTTGACTTTCTGCTTTGCCTTTGGCAGCTTAATGGGTCTCACCCAGTCATTCACCTGTGCCAGGGACTCCAGCTGCCAAAGAGAAAGAGGGAACAATAGATGAGCAAGGACACAAGGATCTGAGTAACATCAGGGGTGGGGGATCAAACAGAGAGAGGAATGACAAGGAGGACATAGCAGGTACAGCCCTGTGACAGCAGCAGTACCCAGAGCAGTATGAGGTCCTTAGGAGAAGGGTGATGGGATGGGGGCAGTAGTGTGAGGTCACAGGGGTGGGGTGATGGGATGGGgacagtacctgcagcagcatGATGTCATTTTCCAATGTCTCATCATTGTATTCTGGGTGGGGGATTCGGTGACGGACACAGATCTCCTGCCTTCCCGGTTCCTGTCTTGAAACATTGTGG
Protein-coding regions in this window:
- the LOC101947844 gene encoding mast cell protease 1A-like; amino-acid sequence: MSINTQRCVRSTFSFPALVKRMLLLLLLPVAVFLPPRARAGEIIGGWEAQPHSRPYMAFVKIGKGGHCGGFLIREDVVVTVAHCNCNLGTITVVLAAHNVSRQEPGRQEICVRHRIPHPEYNDETLENDIMLLQLESLAQVNDWVRPIKLPKAKQKVKPGTRCSVAGWGLTSSDTGKTSDVLMEVELPVKENKFCMNYFGRQYNYKSMLCAGDMGVPEGTLEGDSGGPLVCNGVAQGIVSWDFKDQSAPEVYTRVSHFIPWIKKVMKKLPH